In Deinococcus sp. QL22, the following are encoded in one genomic region:
- a CDS encoding IS1 family transposase has product MAQQTKNIWIWLAMNRATRQIVGCFVGNRDAAGAFGLWQSLPPPYLDAVCHTDGLSAYKGVVFGALHVIGGTQHIERFNATLRLRIAHLVRKSLSFSRKQEHLELLIWMFIHRYNASLR; this is encoded by the coding sequence GTGGCGCAGCAGACAAAGAACATCTGGATCTGGCTCGCCATGAACCGCGCCACCCGCCAGATCGTCGGCTGTTTCGTCGGAAACCGAGATGCCGCTGGAGCCTTCGGGTTGTGGCAGAGCCTCCCTCCCCCTTATCTCGATGCCGTGTGTCATACCGACGGCCTGAGTGCCTATAAAGGCGTGGTGTTCGGTGCGCTGCACGTCATCGGCGGGACACAACACATCGAACGCTTCAATGCCACCCTGCGGCTCCGTATCGCTCATTTGGTACGCAAGAGCCTGTCCTTTAGCCGCAAACAAGAGCATCTCGAGCTCCTGATCTGGATGTTCATTCACCGCTACAACGC
- a CDS encoding IS1 family transposase, whose translation MNDLTCPACEGVYIVKNGHAQTGKQRYLCRVCRHQFTLNHTRTPVSPQTVTLVDHLLSERLSHRGICRVVGVSRSWFRRHLHSLIKTVPHTIELESPVAKKG comes from the coding sequence ATGAACGACCTGACGTGTCCAGCGTGCGAGGGCGTCTATATCGTCAAAAACGGTCACGCCCAAACCGGCAAACAGCGGTATCTGTGCCGTGTATGCCGACATCAGTTCACCCTGAACCATACCCGAACGCCGGTTTCGCCCCAAACCGTGACCCTGGTTGACCATTTGCTGTCCGAACGCCTGTCTCACCGGGGCATTTGCCGCGTCGTCGGGGTCAGTCGAAGCTGGTTCCGCCGCCACCTCCACTCCCTGATCAAGACCGTGCCACACACCATCGAGCTCGAATCACCTGTCGCAAAAAAAGGGTAA
- a CDS encoding tRNA (adenine(22)-N(1))-methyltransferase TrmK, protein MTPPSLPSSRVRLDERLEAVLALLHTGVHADIGSDHAKLPLRLIQTGRAQRCLVVELNPGPLALARRNVTRAGLTDHIEIRAGNGFAPLRSAEADSASITGMGAGTIAGILRRAEAGVLPPTLVLQPNDNPAPIRVWAQESGYQLTHERLIDGYWPYPVLRLLRHSGPDPAYRDLPHAAALRYGPHLLREAGPLLAARIRADVLRLTPLAAPGRTAQLELNAAQDALRVIESLAGT, encoded by the coding sequence GTGACGCCCCCTTCCTTGCCTTCCTCGCGGGTGCGACTGGACGAGCGATTAGAAGCAGTATTGGCCCTCTTGCACACGGGCGTCCACGCCGACATCGGCTCCGATCATGCCAAATTGCCCCTGCGCCTGATCCAAACTGGGCGGGCGCAGCGCTGCCTGGTCGTGGAACTGAATCCCGGCCCGCTGGCACTGGCACGGCGCAATGTGACCCGCGCCGGACTGACAGACCACATTGAGATTCGCGCAGGCAACGGCTTTGCGCCCCTTCGCTCCGCCGAGGCCGACAGCGCCAGTATTACGGGCATGGGTGCGGGCACTATTGCGGGCATCTTGCGGCGGGCAGAGGCAGGCGTGTTGCCGCCGACGCTGGTCTTGCAGCCCAACGACAACCCGGCCCCCATTCGCGTGTGGGCGCAGGAGTCGGGTTACCAGCTGACCCATGAGCGCCTGATAGACGGCTACTGGCCTTACCCGGTGCTGCGCCTGCTGAGGCACTCCGGCCCCGATCCGGCTTATCGGGACTTGCCGCACGCCGCCGCCCTGCGCTACGGCCCCCACCTGCTGCGTGAGGCTGGGCCGCTGCTGGCCGCCCGAATCCGCGCCGACGTGCTGCGCCTGACGCCGTTGGCTGCACCGGGCCGTACCGCGCAACTGGAACTGAACGCCGCACAGGACGCACTCCGGGTGATCGAAAGCCTTGCCGGAACATAA
- a CDS encoding YqhA family protein, with protein sequence MSQSRPSARRVRAFTIQRAFGFSRLIVELGVFSSLAFSLALFVAAIVQAYVSITKAFGHLGDENTTKHLMIAAVEQTDTLLVAMALLIISLGMQSLFIGGVKNVPEWLHIRTFEDLKQKLLGVVVTAIAVDFFSVALEWTGGYDVLIYGAAVAAMILSIGVYSVILSRQSERHQAGGSHQAGPDTSKHMELEQENTAK encoded by the coding sequence GTGAGTCAGTCCCGTCCTTCAGCCCGCCGCGTCCGGGCGTTCACTATTCAGCGGGCCTTCGGGTTCTCGCGCCTCATCGTCGAACTCGGCGTGTTCAGTTCGCTGGCCTTCAGTTTGGCCCTGTTCGTGGCCGCCATCGTGCAGGCGTATGTCAGCATCACCAAGGCGTTTGGACATTTGGGCGATGAAAATACCACCAAGCATCTGATGATTGCCGCCGTGGAGCAGACCGATACGTTACTGGTGGCGATGGCCCTACTGATCATCAGCCTCGGTATGCAGTCGTTGTTCATCGGCGGCGTCAAAAACGTGCCCGAATGGTTGCATATCCGCACCTTCGAAGACCTGAAACAAAAGTTATTGGGCGTCGTAGTCACGGCCATCGCCGTAGACTTTTTTTCGGTGGCGCTGGAATGGACGGGCGGCTACGACGTGCTGATCTACGGCGCAGCGGTGGCCGCCATGATCTTGTCTATTGGCGTGTATTCGGTCATTTTATCGCGCCAGAGCGAGCGGCATCAGGCGGGCGGGTCTCATCAGGCTGGGCCGGACACATCCAAGCATATGGAACTGGAGCAGGAGAATACCGCCAAGTGA